One Plasmodium cynomolgi strain B DNA, chromosome 12, whole genome shotgun sequence genomic region harbors:
- a CDS encoding hypothetical protein (putative): protein MSKNFNISNYNLDLIKCLQNDSGIYFILDPSKAINDKKSSEVYDIFIPENSDGVTLYVQKLSDEYKCIGVSITKKGIDINTGTRIFNTKIADWLEQLFHFNKTLSSGSQPSGNGGASASAASVIGHSGHSGHSGHSGHSGHSGHSGHNGHNGHSGINTVINNCSKGANAAISALSSSANGSTGVSGVSGVSGVGGVGGVSGVGGVSGVGGVSGANKHSVGGYNNVRHMSSPGMQQGPITNLVKNPKSNFDNFENNENNYNSAVCNKKGNKMVNQSSCNLNQSNGTNNVVTHIVPSTNLSTATQSKDNNNNSNSNSNSNSNTPSTHPHMQQVQHAKQIRLNQMNATHSHKSHLLPYHGANYEDKNSKLYNSVGSATSGGAHVSGANVSMANVSGANIGGANVGGANVSGANASSVNSKNVINGASANLGASSGVGSGNQQGASNPNSELMKNNKLGCTSRQKNVNHHVHGSHQQHSSHQQHNNHQQHNHQSNHQHGGGDSLYNAHSSHNAHSSHNAHSSHNAHPNNNHIYNNHKPQQQSYNENFGYRPTLFNLLEVLANHNITTPDQRVCIRGIVTDFLNNELPHGKIYAYIGAVVGHDILHDIIRKLEKDPNRNVVPDASGLARIEAAFGLSKSSYDFMNHNSNNTSVNNIPNVLFNHRNLNSALLNNHIYSSILSNVANSSLVNNNSSSNGGIAGSVAVAGTVGGGNANARSVDRMNIDSEKILSNVKTQADLNNLLKYAKGGSDKYALSCNNLINMNKKKGGVPPSMNNLLNIRSEGMFNNGMASVGGVGNMGGMNQKGSGLSAHDYLCVSRNLNMQYNPLNNRVSASDDEEELMKVIKKNIETYKMNNIKNMLISSVFGRIKWLKIMNESPHAYLYGHSIVKFGNKLYMFGGTNSKHKKVPFNHTLTFSLIYYNYKLLPLGGNYPEERDGHTTHLISLKTGLAVFLFGGSNENTYFNDIYTLDMETRKWSQRITRGKIPLPRDQHCSLVYPAKSEHVRGEKTNLTEGVIIFGGKCLYNNNIVNLNDMWIFLFQLNMWVRINYTSQESPIGRYGMNFVWSDTNTLCLFGGEYFDWNKNCRERKLLDDMWTFRLNSASTSNAVSTGAGAGAGAGAAAATSAPPVGGAGGVGSLSALGNVGSISALGSMGAAGGVPTSAGACRNFIYNNSSSMEGTVYNAVDIMHADSFNNGNIHGGGNNGVGGSNNNEGNSKQFYQNNLATSQSIDKSSTCENLNSLTNNALVENALPNASFNLSDDDDTPNNENDHVNNILKRVKITGEWKREIYDGKIGCRSNYSSIFITQRHQDFKSAEPKTIEKLMLLCSGITYMNKENKLKIVSSDEIYVYFFSQKRWYLLRGKLYNEEFIYNARQRHVGCFFESKNVLGRANKNPVPCIFIQGGFKKNSIFGDAWLLSLTGDNPLRIHEYDTSREKISTTQMPLYYFRDTHSISLLYSFCTLQKWLFGAFANLVDNCVHALNPAENIFIKYELTPEHDGMLSIQDDGEGLDFNAMNRILRLYGNYRNYDNNNSLYNESGMGSSVKKHNFPNTDFVSSNRIDDYDEDEDSGRADGSGGGSGGGGNGGGGGDSATGDGIHQEGAAGQNNNNNPIGEEAQTTKNNSEASPEGGNQRKKKKCAFNDDYYHKNYDQEFFYNENANAIFDIKYGVGFKMSFARISSSCAIMSRTINTIGIGLLSLELMNHCDAKELATPLCMWKLPNKELINRNIANKSEHRHHQKLLMSYTPFNSPSLLAEQINILGTYSGTRLLYWDFRDDMDFIVFSPANNNIYLSSSPLSIDEIKCSKKKRVATNGATNGLDASRKLNCIEDVNLSNREVKRKAHFDQHEEEGEKYKRSKIDHGASGLHVGNNGTTTDGEKDEQVAQVEEKNDTSLVKDEQQYSANDNLEGGSDRNKRPDGENNDATVAPFGETGEGNAKHPNKSSTGRNGSQNDEVSEKCAQVGSSNGVTSPNGVTSPNGAASPPQGGAENDADASTAVNQKEDEPKGGGEKIPTHPKSNKSRYYENEQFQHSNDILKRMNLFEYNSHLHPSISKEKYNVSPIFPLWDHPKDSIDYCLSTYLYWLYLRRSTNIFLQNTLLIPTCMRRDEHSANGGAGDATGTSSTGIHKGKKLKRGKKFKKGATKNGNSGAEVEKKEKAEQAEKGEKGEDGNTAVAVKEEVNHEVTNGVGGGDLPSKDQDHAVVAPSSDDPSTEKNGDESTNQGNIINDLNNDLNNDGVPNEGVPSEKAHLKNELQAEADAQAEVPGSSSSTTSNNKVCVDSLDVPGATEASSNGDINGSKGNTGKASNEGDGSGTGSGGVGAPSSHAAAHAVESNVEVSAKEAETNEEDDSEVDENGFTKLQKKKLEEALEYGISQEVKKRKHVHRNETDDSAQEDDYNEDGEEEDEEEEEDDEEEEDEGKKNANATENLNSVEKAQQGEEANGANDAEANVGESTPNGEYTGDANNQEKAQETNGAQLSGAALGKNPDGAENQEPSPKGTFAKEGGAAAAGGVAAAGGAAPGVAAPGVAAAGGTAPGGKRMKKTKNKREKSENGVGKRRGNNHMMNHHSNDAKNEENEKARKENYVNVYMETLKIKDEYYINNTNKYTLYNFLRRKLYRMVEFHYLFTPSDYEYGSFIMMGFLNDNTSTSIEVNRICEVGILLYYKNRLIKRLDAPFIDTAYNLSLSKYPPNPSLYEGNLYKYALTVIVNVPNWLKPSISKQEFVHENNYAFLLFKKKLVSLIKYYLCICEDTVKLTKWRESRDLKLKRYLENMQYSNRPSKNDSDNEYEKAYKIMYTDKGKNRNDQEEEVVPHKEEEPQRRERAAAQLAKTGESRAHEGKRRRESANAVEAVEAVEAVEAAEAVEGANVGNATNAADAPTGDKLQESGANLKEEEEEEEPAENDMPAEEEDAAEEVAAEEEEEEEAEEEAEEGEESNEQYAHKPKKEAKRKKRNEEEEEEGEEEEEEVEQVEGDEEGEEGEGGEEDEEYVPEEDEEHRDADAEEDNEEEDERKARKKQKVSHEEADDEEEEEEEEEEVEEEDDEEEEEEEEEVEEVDEEEGEKDGEEGEEEVEEGEEEVEEEDEEEYDPEEDEEHNNEVVRVVDDEDEEKENLANCHEDENDVEEENYPDGENYADEWSS from the exons atgagtaaaaattttaacatctCCAATTACAATTTAGATTTAATCAaatgtttacaaaatgattcaggaatttattttatattagaTCCTTCAAAAGCCATcaacgataaaaaaagttctgaagtatatgatatatttatCCCTGAAAATAGTGATGGTGTTACTTTATATGTGCAGAAACTAAGTGATGAATACAAATGCATAGGAGTGAGTATAACGAAGAAGGGTATTGATATCAATACTGGCACGCGCATCTTTAATACGAAGATTGCCGACTGGCTGGAGCAGCTGTTTCATTTTAACAAAACATTGTCAAGTGGCAGCCAGCCCAGTGGCAACGGGGGTGCAAGTGCCAGCGCCGCTAGCGTTATCGGCCATAGCGGTCATAGCGGCCATAGCGGCCATAGCGGTCATAGCGGTCATAGCGGTCATAGCGGCCACAACGGCCACAACGGCCATAGCGGCATTAACACCG TCATAAACAATTGCAGCAAAGGCGCGAATGCGGCCATCAGCGCCCTGAGCAGCAGCGCAAACGGCAGCACCGGTGTCAGCGGCgttagcggtgttagcggtgttggcggtgttggcggcgTTAGCGGTGTTGGCGGCGTTAGCGGTGTTGGCGGCGTTAGCGGTGCGAATAAACACAGCGTCGGTGGCTACAACAACGTCAGGCATATGTCCTCCCCGGGCATGCAACAAGGACCAATCACCAACCTAGTTAAAAATCCCAAGAGCAACTTTGACAACTTTGAAAATAACGAGAACAACTACAACTCCGCGGTGTGCAATAAGAAGGGCAATAAAATGGTAAACCAGTCCAGCTGCAATTTAAACCAAAGCAACGGTACCAATAATGTCGTAACGCATATTGTGCCCTCAACCAATTTGTCAACTGCTACTCAGTCGAAGGACAATAACAATAACAGTAACAGTAACAGTAATAGTAACAGTAACACCCCTTCGACTCACCCCCACATGCAGCAGGTGCAGCACGCCAAGCAAATAAGGTTAAATCAGATGAACGCAACCCACTCGCACAAGTCTCATTTGCTACCGTACCACGGAGCGAATTACGAGGACAAGAATAGTAAGCTGTACAACAGCGTGGGAAGTGCGACCAGCGGAGGGGCACATGTCAGCGGGGCCAATGTCAGCATGGCAAATGTCAGTGGGGCCAATATCGGCGGGGCAAATGTCGGCGGGGCCAATGTCAGCGGGGCCAATGCCAGCAGTGTGAACAGCAAAAATGTGATCAATGGGGCATCGGCCAATTTGGGTGCATCATCGGGCGTGGGGTCCGGCAACCAGCAGGGGGCGTCTAACCCGAACAGTGAACTCATGAAGAATAACAAGCTGGGGTGCACCAGTAGACAGAAAAATGTTAACCACCATGTGCATGGCAGCCACCAGCAGCATAGCAGCCACCAGCAGCACAACAATCACCAGCAGCATAACCATCAGTCAAATCACCAACATGGTGGTGGCGACTCCTTGTACAACGCGCATAGCTCGCACAACGCGCATAGCTCGCACAACGCGCACAGCTCGCATAACGCGCACCCGAACAATAAccacatatataataatcaCAAACCGCAACAGCAGTCGTACAATGAAAACTTCGGCTATCGACCAACCCTGTTCAACTTGCTTGAAGTTCTGGCAAATCATAATATTACAACTCCAGATCAGCGTGTGTGCATAAGGGGAATAGTTAccgattttttaaacaatgaATTGCCTCATGGGaagatatatgcatacataggTGCAGTAGTCGGACACGACATCCTACATGACATAATAAGGAAACTAGAGAAGGATCCAAATCGAAATGTTGTTCCAGATGCTTCTGGCTTAGCAAGGATAGAAGCAGCTTTTGGATTAAGTAAATCGTCATATGATTTTATGAACCACAACTCCAACAATACAAGTGTTAATAATATAccaaatgttttatttaaccATCGAAATTTAAACAGTGCTCTGCTAAATAATCATATTTATTCGAGTATCTTGTCCAATGTAGCTAACAGTAGCTTGGTCAATAATAATAGTAGCTCTAATGGGGGTATTGCTGGTAGTGTGGCTGTTGCTGGAACTGTGGGTGGTGGTAATGCCAACGCACGTAGTGTTGACCGTATGAATATTGacagtgaaaaaattttaagtaaTGTTAAAACGCAGGCTGATTTAAACAACCTGCTTAAGTATGCCAAGGGAGGAAGTGATAAGTATGCCTTGTCTTGTAACAATTTGattaatatgaataaaaaaaaagggggggttcCTCCCAGtatgaataatttattaaatatacgtTCTGAGGGTATGTTTAACAATGGTATGGCTTCCGTTGGCGGGGTAGGCAACATGGGGGGAATGAATCAGAAAGGTAGTGGACTCAGTGCACACGATTATCTGTGTGTGTCGAGGAACCTAAATATGCAATATAATCCCCTGAACAATAGGGTAAGCGCTTCggatgatgaggaagagCTCATGAAGGTgattaagaaaaatatcgaaacttacaaaatgaacaatattaaaaatatgcttatatCATCCGTTTTCGGAAGAATAAAGTGGCTTAAAATAATGAACGAATCACCACACGCTTATCTCTACGGACATAGTATTGTCAAGTTTGGAAATAAATTGTACATGTTCGGAGGGACAAATagcaaacataaaaaggttCCATTTAATCATACTCTCACGTTTAGtcttatttattataattataaattattgcCACTTGGTGGAAACTACCCTGAAGAGAGAGATGGTCACACCACGCACTTGATCTCGTTGAAAACCGGACTAGCTGTGTTTCTTTTCGGAGGTAGTAATGAGAATACCTACtttaatgatatttataCACTCGATATGGAGACCCGGAAATGGAGCCAAAGAATTACCAGGGGGAAAATACCCCTGCCTAGGGATCAACACTGCTCACTTGTATACCCTGCCAAAAGTGAGCACGTCCGAGGGGAAAAGACAAACCTAACAGAGGGAGTTATAATTTTTGGAGGGAAATGCCTCTACAATAACAATATTGTTAACCTGAACGACATgtggatttttttatttcagcTTAACATGTGGGTCCGAATCAATTACACAAGTCAAGAATCTCCCATTGGAAGATATGGTATGAATTTCGTTTGGTCTGACACGAATACGTTGTGTTTGTTTGGTGGAGAGTACTTTGATTGGAATAAGAACTGTCGTGAGAGGAAGTTACTGGACGACATGTGGACCTTCCGTCTGAACTCTGCGTCCACCTCGAATGCGGTCAGCACAGGGGCAGGGGCAGGAGCAGGggcaggagcagcagcagctaCAAGTGCCCCCCCGGTTGGCGGTGCAGGAGGGGTAGGCAGCCTCAGTGCACTAGGCAACGTGGGCAGCATCAGTGCTTTAGGCAGCATGGGTGCCGCGGGAGGAGTGCCCACCAGTGCAGGTGCATGCAGAAATTTTATCTATAATAACTCCAGCTCCATGGAAGGGACGGTCTACAACGCGGTTGACATAATGCACGCAGATTCGTTCAACAATGGAAATATCCATGGTGGTGGAAATAATGGTGTCGGGGGTAGTAACAACAACGAGGGAAACAGCAAGCAGTTTTATCAAAACAACTTGGCCACCAGTCAGTCTATAGATAAGAGCAGCACGTGCGAGAATTTAAACAGCCTGACGAATAATGCCTTGGTGGAGAATGCCCTTCCAAATGCATCCTTCAATTTGAGTGATGATGATGACACCCCAAATAATGAAAACGATCATGTGAATAACATCCTTAAGAGAGTAAAAATAACAGGGGAATGGAAGAGAGAGATATACGATGGAAAAATTGGCTGTAGGTCCAACTATAGTAGTATTTTCATAACTCAGAGGCACCAAGATTTTAAGAGTGCAGAACCTAAGACGATAGAAAAGTTGATGTTACTGTGCAGTGGAATAACTTACATgaataaggaaaataaattgaaaataGTTTCAAGTGACGAAATTTAtgtctactttttttctcaaaagaGATGGTATCTACTAAGGGGGAAATTATACAATGaagaatttatatataatgctAGACAGAGACATGTGGGTTGCTTTTTCGAATCAAAGAATGTACTTGGTAGAGCCAATAAAAATCCCGTTCCTTGTATATTCATTCAAGgagggtttaaaaaaaattccatctTTGGAGACGCCTGGTTGTTATCTCTCACAGGTGATAACCCCCTTAGAATACATGAATATGACACatcaagggaaaaaatatccacCACGCAAATGCCACTGTACTACTTTAGAGATACTCATTCGATTAGTCTACTCTACAGCTTCTGCACTTTGCAGAAATGGCTTTTTGGTGCATTTGCTAATTTGGTCGATAATTGTGTACATGCTTTAAATCCagcagaaaatatttttataaaatatgagTTGACACCTGAGCATGATGGGATGTTATCTATTCAGGATGATGGGGAAGGTCTCGACTTCAACGCCATGAATAGAATTCTCCGCCTTTATGGAAACTATCGCAACTATGATAACAACAACAGCTTGTATAATGAATCCGGTATGGGATCAAGTGTGAAGAAACATAACTTCCCCAATACCGATTTTGTGAGTAGCAACCGAATTGACGACTACGATGAGGATGAGGACAGCGGTCGGGCGGATGGCAGTGGTGGTGGAAGCGGCGGTGGTGGCAATGGCGGCGGTGGTGGGGATAGTGCAACCGGGGACGGGATCCACCAGGAAGGCGCCGCGGGAcagaataataataataaccccataggggaagaagcacagACGACGAAAAACAACAGTGAAGCATCCCCTGAGGGGGGTAatcaaaggaagaagaaaaaatgcgcCTTCAATGACGATTATTATCATAAGAATTATGAtcaagaatttttttacaacgaAAATGCGAATGCAATTTTTGATATAAAGTATGGGGTAGGGTTTAAAATGTCATTTGCTCGTATTTCCTCCAGTTGTGCCATCATGTCCAGGACGATAAACACCATCGGGATCGGATTACTCTCTCTAGAATTAATGAACCACTGTGACGCCAAGGAGCTAGCCACCCCTCTGTGCATGTGGAAATTACCTAATAAAGAATTAATAAACAGAAACATTGCCAATAAGTCGGAGCATAGGCACCATCAGAAGCTCCTCATGTCCTACACGCCATTCAATAGCCCCAGCCTGCTAGCCGAACAGATTAATATCCTTGGCACGTATAGTGGTACTAGGTTACTATACTGGGATTTTAGAGACGACATGgattttattgtattttcCCCAGCGAATAATAATATCTACCTGAGCAGCTCCCCCCTCAGCATTGACGAAATTAAGTGTAGCAAGAAGAAAAGGGTAGCCACGAACGGGGCCACGAACGGGTTGGACGCTTCCAGAAAACTCAACTGCATTGAGGACGTTAATCTGAGCAACAGAGAAGTTAAGCGAAAGGCTCATTTTGATCAGcatgaggaagaaggggaaaaatataaaaggagCAAAATCGATCATGGTGCGAGTGGACTGCATGTCGGTAATAATGGGACGACCACAGATGGGGAGAAGGACGAACAGGTTGCCCAGGTCGAAGAGAAGAATGACACATCACTGGTTAAGGATGAGCAGCAGTATAGTGCAAACGATAACTTGGAGGGCGGCAGCGACAGGAATAAGAGGCCCGACGGAGAGAACAACGATGCTACTGTCGCCCCGTTTGGTGAAACGGGTGAAGGTAATGCTAAACATCCAAACAAAAGCAGCACTGGTAGGAATGGCAGCCAAAACGACGAGGTGAGCGAAAAATGCGCCCAGGTTGGTAGTTCCAACGGTGTGACTTCCCCCAACGGTGTGACCTCCCCCAACGGTGCGGCTTCCCCTCCACAGGGAGGAGCAGAGAATGATGCAGATGCGAGCACAGCAGTGAACCAAAAGGAAGATGAACCCaaaggaggaggggaaaaaataccaaCCCATCCAAAGAGTAACAAAAGTAGGTATTACGAAAATGAGCAGTTTCAGCACAGCAATGACATTTTGAAGAGGATGAATTTGTTCGAATACAACTCCCATTTACATCCGTCCATATCGAAGGAGAAGTACAACGTTAgtcccatttttcccttgtgGGATCATCCCAAAGATAGCATCGACTATTGCTTGTCTACTTATTTGTATTGGCTCTACCTGAGGAGAAGTacgaatatttttctccagaACACCCTGCTGATACCGACGTGTATGAGGAGAGACGAGCACAGTGCGAACGGAGGGGCAGGAGATGCCACAGGCACGTCTTCCACAGGTATCCATAAGGGGAAGAAACTTAAGAGGGGAAAGAAATTCAAAAAGGGAGCCACGAAGAATGGGAACAGTGGTGCAGAagtggagaagaaggaaaaagcgGAGCAGGcggagaagggggagaaagggGAGGACGGAAATACAGCTGTGGcagtgaaggaagaagtgaaCCATGAAGTGACGAACGGAGTAGGAGGAGGTGACCTACCGAGTAAGGACCAGGACCACGCCGTAGTTGCCCCTAGCAGTGACGACCCAAGCACAGAGAAAAACGGAGATGAGAGTACCAACCAGGGTAACATCATCAACGATTTGAACAACGATTTGAACAACGATGGAGTGCCCAACGAGGGAGTGCCCAGCGAGAAGGCCCACTTGAAGAACGAACTACAGGCAGAGGCAGATGCACAGGCGGAGGTGCCCggtagcagtagtagtacTACTAGCAACAATAAGGTCTGTGTCGACAGTTTGGATGTCCCTGGGGCAACTGAAGCGAGTAGTAACGGTGATATAAATGGAAGTAAGGGGAACACGGGAAAGGCTTCAAACGAAGGAGATGGGTCTGGCACTGGTTCTGGAGGAGTGGGTGCCCCCTCTAGTCACGCTGCTGCACATGCGGTGGAGAGTAATGTCGAGGTTAGTGCCAAGGAAGCTGAAACGAATGAAGAAGATGACAGCGAAGTAGATGAAAATGGGTTCACAAAGttgcagaagaaaaaattagaagaaGCTTTAGAGTATGGAATATCACAGGAAGTGAAAAAACGCAAACATGTGCATAGGAACGAAACGGATGATAGTGCACAGGAGGATGACTACAATGAGGATGGTGAGGAagaggatgaggaagaagaggaggacgatgaggaggaggaggatgaaggcaaaaaaaacgctAACGCTACGGAGAATTTGAACAGTGTAGAGAAAGCGCAGCAGGGAGAAGAGGCGAATGGGGCAAACGACGCGGAGGCCAATGTCGGCGAATCgaccccaaatggggaatacACCGGTGACGCGAACAACCAGGAGAAGGCACAAGAAACGAATGGCGCGCAGCTGAGTGGCGCAGCCCTCGGGAAGAACCCAGACGGAGCGGAAAATCAAGAACCCTCCCCCAAAGGCACATTCgcaaaagaaggaggagccGCAGCAGCGGGAGGAGTAGccgcagcaggaggagccGCACCAGGAGTAGCCGCACCAGGAGTAGCCGCAGCAGGAGGAACCGCAccaggaggaaaaagaatgaagaagacaaaaaataaaagagaaaaaagcgaaaacggagtgggaaaaagaagaggaaataATCATATGATGAACCATCATAGTAATGATgccaaaaatgaagaaaatgaaaaagcacggaaagaaaattatgtCAATGTATATATGGAGACACTCAAAATTAAGGATgagtattatataaataatacgaATAAATATACcctgtacaattttttgagaaGAAAGCTTTACAGAATGGTTGAGTTCCATTATTTGTTTACTCCTTCTGATTATGAATACGGCTCATTCATTATGATGGGGTTCCTAAACGACAACACGAGTACATCTATAGAGGTAAATAGAATTTGTGAGGTTGGAATTTTACTCTATTACAAAAACCGACTAATCAAACGGTTGGATGCTCCCTTCATAGACACTGCCTACAATCTGTCACTTTCCAAATACCCTCCAAACCCATCCTTATACGAAGGGAATCTGTACAAGTATGCCTTAACAGTTATTGTTAATGTCCCCAATTGGCTTAAACCATCCATTAGCAAACAAGAATTTGTtcatgaaaataattatgcttTCCTTCTCTTTAAGAAAAAACTGGTGAGTCTGATTAAGTACTACCTCTGCATCTGTGAGGACACGGTTAAGCTAACCAAATGGAGAGAATCCCGCGACCTTAAGTTGAAGAGGTATCTAGAAAATATGCAGTATAGCAATAGACCTTCCAAAAATGACTCTGATAATGAGTACGAGAAGGCGTACAAAATAATGTACACTGATAAGGGGAAGAACAGAAATGaccaggaggaggaggtcGTGCCTCATAAGGAAGAGGAACCGCAAAGGAGGGAACGCGCAGCGgcacagctagccaaaacTGGTGAAAGCAGAGCCCACGAGGGAAAGAGAAGGAGGGAGTCGGCTAATGCGGTAGAAGCGGTAGAGGCGGTAGAGGCGGTGGAAGCGGCGGAAGCGGTAGAAGGGGCAAATGTGGGAAATGCGACGAATGCGGCAGATGCACCCACTGGAGATAAGCTCCAGGAGAGCGGTGCCAACctaaaggaggaggaggaagaagaagaacccgCAGAGAATGACATGCCAgccgaggaggaagacgcgGCAGAGGAGGTGGctgcggaggaggaggaggaggaggaagcggaggaggaagcggaaGAGGGCGAAGAAAGCAACGAGCAGTACGCACATAAAcccaaaaaggaagcgaagcggaaaaagcgaaatgaagaggaggaagaggagggagaggaggaagaggaagaggtaGAACAGGTCGAAGGGGACGAAGAGGGCGAAGAAGGCGAAGGGGGCGAAGAAGATGAGGAGTATGTGCcggaggaagacgaagagCACAGAGATGCCGATGCGGAGGAGGACaacgaagaggaggacgaaAGAAAGgcgaggaaaaaacaaaaagtcAGTCATGAAGAAGcggacgatgaggaggaagaagaagaagaggaagaggaagttgaggaggaggacgatgaggaggaggaagaggaagaggaagaggttGAGGAAGtagatgaggaggagggagaaaaggatggtgaagagggggaggaagaagtcgaggagggagaggaagaagtcgAGGAGGAAGATGAGGAAGAGTACGACccagaagaagatgaagaacaTAACAACGAAGTGGTTAGGGTTGTAGATGACGAGgatgaggagaaggaaaaccTCGCCAATTGCCACGAAGACGAGAACGacgtggaggaggagaactACCCAGACGGGGAGAACTACGCCGACGAGTGGAGCAGCTAA